A genomic stretch from Rutidosis leptorrhynchoides isolate AG116_Rl617_1_P2 unplaced genomic scaffold, CSIRO_AGI_Rlap_v1 contig195, whole genome shotgun sequence includes:
- the LOC139881785 gene encoding probable lipid phosphate phosphatase beta — protein MSSTTTTTTAAAAAATKPPSPLIYLDQRLSHSLHTLTKPFLPIPLLLLLEYSADFRLFFPISLALLLARTTSESAVDVHRQFLYPFIAGLLLDLPLVGLVKIIFRRSRPHYNHQSMKAVVHADSYSFPSGHASRVWFVATAVNFGAKVWESGFAIEPRTAEVVEFAFWVWAAVTALSRVLLGRHYLLDVISGACLGVAEAVVVFRFIRF, from the coding sequence ATGTCATCAACAACCACTACCACCACCGCAGCCGCCGCCGCCGCCACTAAACCACCATCACCACTCATCTATCTAGATCAGAGACTCTCCCACAGCCTTCATACCCTAACCAAACCATTCCTTCCAATCCCTCTCCTCCTCCTCCTCGAATACTCTGCCGATTTCCGCCTCTTCTTCCCGATCTCCCTCGCCCTCCTCCTCGCTCGCACTACTTCCGAATCAGCCGTCGACGTTCACCGTCAATTCCTCTATCCATTCATCGCCGGCCTGCTCCTCGATCTCCCCTTAGTCGGCCTCGTCAAAATCATCTTCCGCCGTTCCCGCCCTCACTACAATCATCAGTCAATGAAAGCCGTTGTCCATGCGGATAGCTATTCCTTCCCCTCCGGTCACGCGTCGAGGGTCTGGTTCGTTGCCACGGCGGTGAATTTTGGCGCGAAAGTGTGGGAATCGGGTTTTGCCATCGAACCGAGAACTGCGGAGGTCGTTGAGTTTGCGTTTTGGGTTTGGGCGGCGGTTACGGCCTTGTCAAGAGTGTTGCTGGGGAGGCATTATTTATTAGACGTCATCTCTGGGGCGTGTTTGGGTGTTGCTGAGGCTGTCGTCGTGTTTCGATTTATAAGATTTTGA
- the LOC139881784 gene encoding uncharacterized protein, with protein sequence MVTSSSVSGDNIIEITFGHQLYLHPTDSSLSIQVDELLTGVEIYGDWSRNVYSFVLTKHKIGFLNGTCRKEDFHSRNHDQWDCANALVLSWLFCSVHKDLARTIRYFTNASAACIIDLKIPDPASLAIIHAYFEDVNFYEFLMGLNDSYLAIRGQINLMNLPPLTECYNLLIQEEAQRGHSSQSTISTLTIDAMYYAASSSSSVPKKKFQSNCDHCGIRGHKRSECYKLHDFPKDFKFTKGKTQAHNAAQDSKIIVKPVSTSTADVFSPAPTFTPAQYAQIMRLLSTADPSAAMTNAAPFAASSHIADPSSQHTRPSTSNSGILSHRTWIIDSGTTNHMTYNVIGMHSVSSLSQLVHLPNGNHASITHTGNLSISTNLSLKNVLLIPSFKNNLLSVHKITKDSNCFVSFYPDFCLMQDISTGMV encoded by the exons ATGGTGACTTCATCCTCTGTTTCTGGTGACAATATTATTGAGATAACATTCGGTCATCAGCTTTATCTTCATCCTACAGACAGTTCACTTTCAATTCAGGTTGATGAGCTTCTCACTGGCGTGGAAATCTACGGTGATTGGAGCAGAAATGTTTACAGTTTTGTTCTTACAAAGCACAAGATTGGATTTTTGAATGGTACCTGTAGGAAGGAAGACTTTCATTCACGTAATCACGATCAATGGGATTGTGCTAATGCTCTCGTTTTATCCTGGCTGTTTTGCTCTGTTCACAAGGACTTAGCTCGGACAATCCGTTACTTCACGAATGCTTCTGCTGCCTG TATAATTGATCTCAAAATTCCGGATCCTGCCTCTCTTGCTATTATTCATGCTTATTTCGAGGATGTCAACTTCTATGAGTTCTTGATGGGGCTTAATGACTCTTATCTTGCAATTAGAGGTCAAATCAATTTAATGAATCTTCCTCCTCTCACTGAATGTTATAATTTGCTGATCCAAGAAGAAGCTCAACGAGGACATTCTTCTCAATCCACTATTTCTACACTTACAATTGATGCTATGTACTATGCTGCATCTAGTTCTTCATCTGTTCCTAAGAAGAAATTTCAGAGTAATTGTGATCATTGTGGTATACGAGGTCATAAAAGGTCAGAGTGCTATAAGCTTCATGATTTTCCAAAAGATTTTAAGTTCACAAAAGGAAAAACACAAGCACACAATGCTGCTCAAGATTCTAAAATTATTGTCAAACCTGTGTCTACCAGTACAGCAGATGTTTTTTCTCCTGCTCCAACATTCACTCCGGCTCAATATGCTCAAATCATGAGGTTGCTTTCCACTGCTGATCCTTCTGCTGCCATGACCAATGCTGCTCCTTTTGCTGCTTCTTCTCACATTGCTGATCCTTCTTCTCAGCATACAAGGCCTTCTACATCTAATTCAGGTATTCTTTCTCACAGAACTTGGATTATTGATAGTGGTACCACAAACCATATGACATATAATGTCATTGGTATGCATAGTGTCTCATCCTTGTCTCAGCTTGTTCACCTGCCAAATGGAAATCATGCATCCATTACTCATACAGGGAATCTCAGTATCTCAACCAATCTGTCTCTAAAAAATGTCCTTCTTATTCCTAGTTTCAAAAATAATTTGTTGAGTGTTCATAAGATCACAAAAGATTCAAATTGCTTTGTTTCATTTTATCCCGACTTTTGTCTCATGCAGGACATCTCAACTGGGATGGTATAA